Part of the Sporosarcina sp. FSL K6-2383 genome is shown below.
AACAACCCAACGGCAATCGTTAGAAATTCTAGTCCAGAGAAAAGAATCGGTTGATTGTATGTAAAGCGGGCAATTCCTGAAACGGCATCGATGCCGATTGTACCGAGGATAAGTCCGAAGACTGTCATCATTAAAGCTTTCGTCATGGACTTGCCGGCAAGTCCACTAACTGCCGCTAAACCTAATAGCATAAGAGAAAAATATTCAGCAGGACCAAATTTAATGGCGACATTGGATAGTGGCTGTGCTAACAGGACAAGACCAATTAATGCAATAATACCTGCGCAAAATGAGCCGATTGCCGAGATGGCTAATGCCGCACCAGCGCGTCCTTGTCTCGCCATCTGATAGCCGTCAAGTGTTGTGACGACGGATGATGATTCACCAGGTGTGTTTAACAATATAGACGTGGTGGAGCCTCCATACATGGCTCCGTAATAGACGCCGGCCAGTAAAATAATAGAGCTGGCTGCTGCTGCACTTGTCGGCATGCCGGAGGTGATGGTTGCGGTAACTGGGATAAGAAGGGCAACCCCGCTCATTGGCCCAATACCAGGTAAGACACCGACAGCAGTACCGATGATGACGCCGACGAATGCAAATAATAGATTTTGCCATTGAAAAGCAATCGCGAATCCATCCGCTAAAAATTGCAATGTACTCATAGCTTAGTTCCTCCTTTCTCCTTAAAATGTAGGGAATCCGGGCAACGAGCCGCCGAGAAATTCCGAAAATAAATAATAGATACCAACTGAAAATATGAGTGCAATCAGGATGGACTGTAGTATTCGACCACGTTCCATTGTTTGAAAGGCGATGAGTAAGAAGCCGAACGTTGAAATGACATAGCCAAGCTTTTCAAGTGTAAATGCGTATAAAGCTGCGCCGATAAGAATGATGGCAAACTTTTTATATTGAAAATTCTCTTTAGCTGCCGATTCAGATTTGTATTTGAAAGTTTCGTATAGTAAACGTAAGCTCAAAATAAGTAGAATGGCGCCTAACCACATCGGAAATATTTTTGGCCCTACGGCAGATCCATATGCACTGTCAGGGATTTTTTGACTTTCTATAACAACAATAAGACCTATCAATAAAAAGGCGATGCTGGCATATCGGTCGAATGTTTTACTCATAGTCTTTTCCACCTCCTAAAAGAAAAGGCGGCCGTTAAAGCCGCCTATACTAGCAGTTATTTTTGCATGCCAAGTGCTGTTAACAATTCCACGATGACTTTATCCTGATCTTCTAAATAAGAAGTGAAATCGGCAGAATCACGATATTCATACTCCCAACCATTTTTCTCTAATTCAGCAGTCCATTCATCTGTCATAACCATCTTTTTAAGATTGTCATTCCAATAATTAAAAGCGGCTTCAGACATGTCCTTCGGGCCAAATAAACCGCGCCAAATCGTGAACTCTGCGTCAATTCCTTCTTCCTGGAAGGTAGGGACATCTGCTAATTCGCCTTCAAGTCTTTCAAGTGAACTAACAGCTAGGACACGGACATCGCCAGATTTTACATACGATCCAATTGCAGAAGCGTCAGTTGCGATGACATCTGCATTCCCACCGAGTAATGCGGCAATGGCTTCACCACCACCATCATAAGAGACATACTTGACCGTTTTTGGATCAATGCCATATTTAAATGCAGGAAGTACGCCAACAAGATGATCCATAGATCCTGGAGCTGATCCGCCAGCCAGAGTGACGGTAGTTGCATCTGCCTTAATAGCTTCCAATACATCCTTTAAAGTGTTGAACTGTGAATCGGCTTTGACAACGATTGCTCCATAATCACGCGTTAACTGTGCCAAAGGTGTTGTATCTTTATAGCCATAAGGACTGTTACCTTCCGCCTTATTATGATTAATTAAGATAGGTGGAGATTTAACAAGTAGGACATGATCATTTTTGACTTCTTTCGTCGCGTATTCTGCCATGTAGACAGCACCACCGCCACCCGGTTTGTTTTCAACGGTAATGGACTTATCGACTAGCTTCGTTTCGCCCATTGTTTTTGCAATTGCTCGAGCAGTTAAGTCCCAGCCACCGCCAGCCCCTGAAGGCGCAACAATTGTGATGTTATTCTTTGGGTATTCAGGAGCCTTAGCAGCAGTAGCGGTACCATCACTTTCATTTTTACTACTACCCCCTCCACTTGAAGTACATGCGGCAAGACTTAGTGCCAATAAACTGGTTGCTGCAATTGTCGTGAATTTCTTCCACTTCATTCTCTACTCCCCCTTAAAATAAAAAAGATGACAGCGTTTTCATACGCCTGTCATCAATTTATCAGAAGGTTATCTGAATTCAATGTTTATGTGAATAAGTTTGATAATGGAAGTAAACGTCATTTTGTTCATACTGTTTACCGTTTTTTTATAAAATACCTTCTTTCAGGGCGTCCAACTGATCCATATAATAGTTCCGTAAATGCTTGTTTCTCGGAGACGAGATATTCTAGGTAACGTCTTGCCGTTGAGCGGCTAACACCAATTTCCACTCCGAGTGTTTCAGCAGTAATTCCCCCTTCGATTTTGTTGATATGTTGAACTACTTTTTCCTTTGTAATTGGATCGATACCTTTTGGTGGAATAGAATCCGTGGCCGGTGTAGCCGCGCCTGTTTGATTCCACAGAAGCTTGATAGAGTCCTCTTGCATGGTTCCTTCGCCAGCAAGTGTTTTCCGTTTGCTTTTGTAAGACATCAGGCTTTCCTGGAAGCGGTCGAACGTCAGTGGTTTCAAAATATAATCGACAACTCCGCGGCGGAATGCTCTTTTAACGATTTCAATTTCTGCTGCCGCCGTTATGAAAATAATATCGGTTTCAGGACTATTTTCATGAATAAATGTCATGAGTTCTGTGCCAAGTGTGTCAGGTAAATAGACATCTAACAACACAAGGTTTGGCTGTAAGGCTGACACCCAATCTTTGGCTTCCTCGCCTGTATGAGCAGAACCGACTACTGTAAAACCCTCTATTTTCTCGATGAAACGTCGATGAATGTCGGCAACTCGTTTGTCATCTTCAATAATTAAAATCTCTATCGGAGCGGTCATGCAAAATTCCCCCTTTTGGTATAGAAATGATAAATAGCGCACCGCCTAAGTCACCTTTTTCTAGCGTGATGGAGCCCCCAAGGTCCTTCACATTTTCAGCAACCTTTATAAGGCCATATCCTCGATCCTCATCATTTTTTGTAGACACTCTTTTTTGAAACAAATATTCAAGAGTGTTCAGCGCAATTCCTTGTCCAGAATCCTCTATTTCCATCAATATTTCTTCTCCATTATCCAGAATAAGAATACGAACCATTCGTTGGTCCTCAGGATAAGACTCGACTGCTTCAAAAGCGTTGGTTACTAAATTACCGATGATGGAAACGAAATGATTTTTTTCTAAATGCGGTGGTAATTTCGCAAGGAAACTGTCTTCATCCAGAATAAATCGTACTTTTAACTCCTTTGCACGATTGAAAAAACCGATGACAATTCCACCGAGAAATGGATCCTGCAAGCGATTGGTCACAAACTGAATAAGGGACTGATGCTCAGCTGTTTCATCATGGATGAGGCTCAACGCCTCGTCATAGGAGTTAAGCTGAATAAGGCCTGAAATGGTGTATAAAAAATTATTGTATTCATGGGTCTGTGCCCGTAATGCTTCTGAATAGCGTTTTACTTGTGATAACTCCATCGCTAGACGGTCAATATCCGATTGTAGTCGGAAAGTAGACACTGCACCAACAATTTTTTTCCCAACCCGAATAGGAATCCGGTTGACGATGACCTTTTTGCCGCGAATTTCCATGGGTCGATCAAGATGCTGTTCCCCAGTTTCAAGTACTTTAGGCAGCAAAGAATTTGGCAGTACCTCCTGAATAGTTACACCAATTAGGTCAACCTGGTCAGGTAAGGATAGTGTGTCATAGGCAGCAACATTGACAGTTGTAATGATTCCCTTGGCA
Proteins encoded:
- a CDS encoding tripartite tricarboxylate transporter TctB family protein, with amino-acid sequence MSKTFDRYASIAFLLIGLIVVIESQKIPDSAYGSAVGPKIFPMWLGAILLILSLRLLYETFKYKSESAAKENFQYKKFAIILIGAALYAFTLEKLGYVISTFGFLLIAFQTMERGRILQSILIALIFSVGIYYLFSEFLGGSLPGFPTF
- a CDS encoding tripartite tricarboxylate transporter substrate-binding protein yields the protein MKWKKFTTIAATSLLALSLAACTSSGGGSSKNESDGTATAAKAPEYPKNNITIVAPSGAGGGWDLTARAIAKTMGETKLVDKSITVENKPGGGGAVYMAEYATKEVKNDHVLLVKSPPILINHNKAEGNSPYGYKDTTPLAQLTRDYGAIVVKADSQFNTLKDVLEAIKADATTVTLAGGSAPGSMDHLVGVLPAFKYGIDPKTVKYVSYDGGGEAIAALLGGNADVIATDASAIGSYVKSGDVRVLAVSSLERLEGELADVPTFQEEGIDAEFTIWRGLFGPKDMSEAAFNYWNDNLKKMVMTDEWTAELEKNGWEYEYRDSADFTSYLEDQDKVIVELLTALGMQK
- a CDS encoding response regulator — protein: MTAPIEILIIEDDKRVADIHRRFIEKIEGFTVVGSAHTGEEAKDWVSALQPNLVLLDVYLPDTLGTELMTFIHENSPETDIIFITAAAEIEIVKRAFRRGVVDYILKPLTFDRFQESLMSYKSKRKTLAGEGTMQEDSIKLLWNQTGAATPATDSIPPKGIDPITKEKVVQHINKIEGGITAETLGVEIGVSRSTARRYLEYLVSEKQAFTELLYGSVGRPERRYFIKKR
- a CDS encoding sensor histidine kinase, with the translated sequence MIFIIKSVSLQMRIFLYGAIFVSLLAIIIGISFYFTMSQGIKQQIGLRALSIAETTADRPDIRAGFELTNPAEALQPIAEALRLQTGAEYVVIGNTEGTRYAHPVVERIGKKMVGDDNDRALILGESYISEATGTLGAALRGKAPVFNNNGDIIGIISVGFLEENNSTIFFQYVDNISYIVLIAIFIGVICSSILARNIKKELFNLEPAEIANLFTERNALIESVREGIIMVDAKGIITTVNVAAYDTLSLPDQVDLIGVTIQEVLPNSLLPKVLETGEQHLDRPMEIRGKKVIVNRIPIRVGKKIVGAVSTFRLQSDIDRLAMELSQVKRYSEALRAQTHEYNNFLYTISGLIQLNSYDEALSLIHDETAEHQSLIQFVTNRLQDPFLGGIVIGFFNRAKELKVRFILDEDSFLAKLPPHLEKNHFVSIIGNLVTNAFEAVESYPEDQRMVRILILDNGEEILMEIEDSGQGIALNTLEYLFQKRVSTKNDEDRGYGLIKVAENVKDLGGSITLEKGDLGGALFIISIPKGGILHDRSDRDFNY